A portion of the Coturnix japonica isolate 7356 chromosome 4, Coturnix japonica 2.1, whole genome shotgun sequence genome contains these proteins:
- the CLCN3 gene encoding H(+)/Cl(-) exchange transporter 3 isoform X4, with translation MDASSDPYLPYDGGGDGIPLRELHKRGTHYTMTNGGSINSSTHLLDLLDEPIPGVGTYDDFHTIDWVREKCKDRERHRRINSKKKESAWEMTKSLYDAWSGWLVVTLTGLASGALAGLIDIAADWMTDLKEGICLSALWFNHEQCCWGSNETTFEERDKCPQWKTWAELIIGQAEGPGSYIMNYIMYIFWALSFAFLAVCLVKVFAPYACGSGIPEIKTILSGFIIRGYLGKWTLMIKTITLVLAVASGLSLGKEGPLVHVACCCGNIFSYLFPKYSTNEAKKREVLSAASAAGVSVAFGAPIGGVLFSLEEVSYYFPLKTLWRSFFAALVAAFTLRSINPFGNSRLVLFYVEYHTPWYLFELLPFILLGVFGGLWGAFFIRANIAWCRRRKSTKFGKYPVLEVIIVAAITAVIAFPNPYTRLNTSELIKELFTDCGPLESSSLCDYRNDMNASKIVDDIPDRPAGTGVYSAIWQLCLALVFKIIMTVFTFGIKVPSGLFIPSMAIGAIAGRIVGIAVEQLAYYHHDWFIFKEWCEVGADCITPGLYAMVGAAACLGGVTRMTVSLVVIVFELTGGLEYIVPLMAAVMTSKWVGDAFGREGIYEAHIRLNGYPFLDAKEEFTHTTLAADVMRPRRSDPPLAVLTQDNMTVEDIENLINETSYNGFPVIMSKESQRLVGFALRRDLTIAIESARKKQEGIVGSSRVCFAQHTPSLPAESPRPLKLRSILDMSPFTVTDHTPMEIVVDIFRKLGLRQCLVTHNGRLLGIITKKDILRHMAQTANQDPASIMFN, from the exons GAACTCATTATACAATGACAAATGGAGGAAGCATCAACAGTTCAACACATTTACTGGATCTTCTGGATGAACCAATTCCTGGAGTAGGAACGTACGATGACTTCCATACCATTGACTGGGTTCGAGAGAAGTGCAAAGACAGAGAAAGGCATAGACGG ATTAACagtaagaagaaagaatcaGCATGGGAGATGACAAAAAGTTTGTATGATGCATGGTCAGGATGGCTGGTAGTCACGCTAACTGGCTTGGCAtcag GGGCGCTGGCAGGATTAATTGACATTGCTGCTGACTGGATGACTGACTTAAAGGAAGGCATTTGCCTTAGTGCTTTGTGGTTTAACCATGAACAGTGTTGCTGGGGTTCAAATGAGACCACATTTGAAGAGAGAGATAAGTGTCCACAGTGGAAGACTTGGGCAGAACTAATAATTGGGCAAGCAGAA GGTCCAGGTTCATACATAATGAACTACATAATGTACATTTTCTGGGCTTTGAGCTTTGCCTTCTTAGCGGTTTGTCTGGTGAAGGTGTTTGCTCCATATGCCTGTGGCTCGGGGATACCTGAG ataaaaactattttgaGTGGCTTCATCATCAGAGGTTACCTGGGGAAGTGGACTTTGATGATAAAAACCATCACTTTAGTCTTGGCTGTAGCATCAGGTTTGAGTTTAGGAAAAGAAGGTCCCTTGGTACATgttgcctgctgctgtgggaatattttttcctacctCTTTCCAAAGTACAGCACAAATGAAGCTAAAAAACGAGAG GTATTGTCAGCTGCCTCAGCAGCGGGAGTGTCTGTAGCCTTTGGTGCCCCAATTGGTGGAGTCcttttcagtctggaggag GTCAGTTACTATTTCCCACTGAAAACTTTATGGAGATCATTTTTTGCTGCTCTGGTAGCTGCCTTTACACTGAGGTCCATCAATCCTTTTGGAAATAGCCGACTGGTCCTTTTTTACGTGGAGTACCATACCCCCTGGTACCTATTTGAACTGCTACCTTTTATTCTTTTGGGAGTATTTGGTGGGCTCTGGGGAGCATTTTTCATCCGAGCAAACATTGCATGGTGTCGTCGACGCAAATCTACAAAATTTGGGAAGTACCCTGTCCTGGAGGTCATCATTGTTGCAGCAATAACAGCAGTCATTGCATTTCCTAATCCATATACGAGGCTAAACACTAGTGAGCTTATTAAAGAGCTCTTCACAGACTGTGGGCCGTTAGAGTCCTCCTCGCTCTGTGACTACAGAAATGATATGAATGCAAGCAAAATAGTAGATGATATTCCTGACCGTCCAGCGGGCACTGGAGTCTATTCAGCTATATGGCAATTGTGTTTAGCACTCgtatttaaaataatcatgACAGTCTTCACCTTTGGTATTAAG GTTCCATCTGGGTTGTTCATACCTAGTATGGCAATTGGAGCAATAGCAGGAAGGATTGTAGGAATTGCAGTGGAGCAGCTGGCTTACTATCATCACGACTGGTTCATTTTCAAGGAGTGGTGTGAAGTTGGAGCTGACTGTATTACTCCTGGTCTTTATGCCATGGTTGGTGCTGCTGCATGCTTAG GTGGTGTGACAAGGATGACTGTGTCCCTGGTAGTTATTGTCTTTGAGCTAACAGGAGGGCTGGAGTATATTGTGCCCTTAATGGCCGCAGTCATGACCAGTAAGTGGGTAGGAGACGCTTTTGGTAGGGAAGGCATCTATGAGGCACACATCCGACTGAATGGATATCCCTTCTTGGATGCAAAGGAGGAATTTACTCACACAACACTGGCTGCTGATGTTATGAGACCTCGAAGAAGCGACCCACCTTTAGCTGTTTTAACACAGGATAATATGACAGTTGAAGACATAGAAAACTTGATCAATGAAACCAGCTATAATGGTTTTCCTGTTATTATGTCAAAAGAATCACAGAGACTTGTGGGCTTTGCTTTAAGAAGAGACTTAACTATTGCAATAG AAAGTGCTAGGAAGAAGCAGGAAGGGATTGTTGGCAGTTCCAGGGTCTGTTTTGCCCAGCATACCCCATCACTTCCAGCAGAAAGCCCTCGGCCTTTGAAACTAAGAAGCATACTTGACATGAGCCCTTTCACTGTGACAGACCATACACCTATGGAAATAGTGGTGGATATTTTCCGGAAGTTGGGTTTGAGGCAGTGCCTTGTGACACACAACGG GCGCCTCCTTGGCATTATAACAAAAAAAGATATCCTCCGTCATATGGCCCAGACGGCAAACCAAGACCCCGCCTCAATAATGTTCAACTGA